A single region of the Polyodon spathula isolate WHYD16114869_AA chromosome 12, ASM1765450v1, whole genome shotgun sequence genome encodes:
- the LOC121324108 gene encoding FERM domain-containing protein 6-like isoform X1 has protein sequence MNKLNFHNNKAMQDRRCVCVFLPNDETLNIIVNVKTLCQDLLVQVCDLIRLKDCHLFGLSVIQNNEHVYMELSQKLSKYCPKEWKREASKGIDQFGPPMIIHFRVQYYVENGRLIGDRTARYYYYWHLRKQVLQSQCPQREEAYFLLAAFALQADLGNYKRNKHFGKYFEPEDYFPPWVIVKRGKEYILRHIPSMHKDQFALTASEAHLKYIKESAPLDDVAVHYYRLYKDKREVEASLTLGLTLRGIQIFQNGGESKQLLYDFPWTNVGKLVFVGKKFEILPDGLPSARKLIYYTGCPMRSRHLLQLLSYSHQLYMNLQPVMKQVRRLEENEDKKQYRESYISDALELDMEQLEKHSRASGSSAGSSSRHKRLSRHSTVSHGSSHTSGIETDSFRTASQAPHRPLRTCSSSTTSHGSSHTSGVESGGKDDEIEMLVDDPKDYEHLHDVEFSPDLCIHITEDMLSTGQINGYSGLIVKDISSSTSSSSETVVKLRGQSIDSLPQTVYRKPRSSTDRHSQSLDDIRHDHKGCLQWAELCQDAAQSYTFGCTPELSDAGYHSLAEQCAAIKEPSARAVKRTSKYFSLDLTSNEVPEFVV, from the exons ATGAACAAGCTGAACTTCCATAACAACAAAGCCATGCAGGACCGCCGCTGCGTCTGTGTCTTCCTCCCCAACGATGAGACCCTCAACATCATTGTCAAT GTGAAGACGCTGTGTCAAGATCTTCTCGTCCAGGTGTGTGATCTCATCCGACTCAAAGACTGTCACCTCTTCGGCCTCAGTGTGATCCAGA ATAACGAACATGTATACATGGAGCTGAGTCAGAAGCTTTCCAAGTACTGCCCTAAGGAGTGGAAGAGGGAGGCGAGTAAG GGAATCGATCAGTTCGGACCCCCGATGATCATTCATTTCAGGGTGCAGTACTACGTGGAGAACGGCCGGTTGATAGG TGACCGCACTGCCCGTTACTATTACTACTGGCACCTGAGGAAGCAGGTGCTGCAGTCCCAGTGTCCTCAGCGAGAAGAGGCCTACTTCCTCCTAGCTGCCTTCGCTCTGCAGGCCGACCTGGGAAACTACAAACGAAACAAACACTTTGGGAAGTACTTCGAGCCCGAGGACTACTTCCCTCCCTGG GTGATTGTGAAGAGGGGGAAGGAGTATATTCTGAGGCACATTCCCAGCATGCACAAAGACCAGTTTGCACTGACGGCCTCCGAGGCTCATCTGAAATACATCAAGGAGTCGGCCCCTCTGGATGACGTGGCCGTGCATTACTACCGACTCTACAAg gaCAAAAGGGAAGTGGAGGCCTCCCTGACCCTTGGACTGACCCTGCGTGGAATTCAGATCTTTCAG AATGGGGGCGAGTCCAAGCAGCTGCTGTATGACTTCCCCTGGACCAACGTGGGGAAGCTGGTGTTCGTG GGTAAGAAGTTTGAGATCCTGCCGGATGGCTTGCCCTCGGCCCGGAAGCTCATCTACTACACCGGCTGCCCGATGCGCTCCCGACACCTGCTGCAGCTGCTGAGCTACAGCCACCAGCTCTACATGAACCTGCAGCCTGTGATGAAGCAGGTCCGCCGGCTGGAGGAGAACGAAG ATAAGAAGCAGTACCGCGAGTCGTACATCAGCGACGCTCTGGAGCTCGACATGGAGCAGCTGGAGAAACACTCGCGGGCGAGTGGCAGCAGCGCTGGCAGCAGCTCCCGGCACAAGAGGCTCTCCCGACACTCCACCGTCAGCCACGGCAGCTCCCATACCTCGGGCATCGAGACGGACAGCTTCCGCACCGCCAGCCAAGCCCCCCATCGCCCCCTGCGCACCTGCAGCAGCTCCACGACCAGCCACGGCAGCTCCCACACCTCGGGGGTAGAGAGCGGGGGCAAGGACGATG AGATCGAGATGCTGGTGGATGACCCAAAGGACTACGAGCACCTTCATGATGTGGAGTTCAGCCCGGACCTGTGCATCCACATCACAGAGGACATGCTGAGCACAGGCCAGATCAACGGCTACTCAG GACTGATCGTGAAGGACATCAGCTCGTCCACCTCCAGCTCTTCAGAGACAGTGGTGAAGCTGAGGGGGCAGAGCATCGACTCCCTGCCGCAG ACGGTGTACCGCAAGCCCAGGTCATCGACGGACCGGCACAGTCAGAGCCTGGACGACATCCGGCACGACCACAAGGGCTGCCTGCAGTGGGCGGAGCTGTGCCAGGACGCGGCGCAGAGCTACACCTTCGGCTGCACGCCGGAGCTGAGCGACGCCGGCTACCACAGCCTGGCCGAGCAGTGCGCCGCCATCAAAGAGCCCTCTGCCAGAGCGGTCAAGAGGACCAGCAAGTACTTCTCCCTGGACCTGACCAGCAACGAGGTGCCCGAGTTCGTGGTCTAA
- the LOC121324108 gene encoding FERM domain-containing protein 6-like isoform X2, with amino-acid sequence MPGRIVFDSEEDNEHVYMELSQKLSKYCPKEWKREASKGIDQFGPPMIIHFRVQYYVENGRLIGDRTARYYYYWHLRKQVLQSQCPQREEAYFLLAAFALQADLGNYKRNKHFGKYFEPEDYFPPWVIVKRGKEYILRHIPSMHKDQFALTASEAHLKYIKESAPLDDVAVHYYRLYKDKREVEASLTLGLTLRGIQIFQNGGESKQLLYDFPWTNVGKLVFVGKKFEILPDGLPSARKLIYYTGCPMRSRHLLQLLSYSHQLYMNLQPVMKQVRRLEENEDKKQYRESYISDALELDMEQLEKHSRASGSSAGSSSRHKRLSRHSTVSHGSSHTSGIETDSFRTASQAPHRPLRTCSSSTTSHGSSHTSGVESGGKDDEIEMLVDDPKDYEHLHDVEFSPDLCIHITEDMLSTGQINGYSGLIVKDISSSTSSSSETVVKLRGQSIDSLPQTVYRKPRSSTDRHSQSLDDIRHDHKGCLQWAELCQDAAQSYTFGCTPELSDAGYHSLAEQCAAIKEPSARAVKRTSKYFSLDLTSNEVPEFVV; translated from the exons ATAACGAACATGTATACATGGAGCTGAGTCAGAAGCTTTCCAAGTACTGCCCTAAGGAGTGGAAGAGGGAGGCGAGTAAG GGAATCGATCAGTTCGGACCCCCGATGATCATTCATTTCAGGGTGCAGTACTACGTGGAGAACGGCCGGTTGATAGG TGACCGCACTGCCCGTTACTATTACTACTGGCACCTGAGGAAGCAGGTGCTGCAGTCCCAGTGTCCTCAGCGAGAAGAGGCCTACTTCCTCCTAGCTGCCTTCGCTCTGCAGGCCGACCTGGGAAACTACAAACGAAACAAACACTTTGGGAAGTACTTCGAGCCCGAGGACTACTTCCCTCCCTGG GTGATTGTGAAGAGGGGGAAGGAGTATATTCTGAGGCACATTCCCAGCATGCACAAAGACCAGTTTGCACTGACGGCCTCCGAGGCTCATCTGAAATACATCAAGGAGTCGGCCCCTCTGGATGACGTGGCCGTGCATTACTACCGACTCTACAAg gaCAAAAGGGAAGTGGAGGCCTCCCTGACCCTTGGACTGACCCTGCGTGGAATTCAGATCTTTCAG AATGGGGGCGAGTCCAAGCAGCTGCTGTATGACTTCCCCTGGACCAACGTGGGGAAGCTGGTGTTCGTG GGTAAGAAGTTTGAGATCCTGCCGGATGGCTTGCCCTCGGCCCGGAAGCTCATCTACTACACCGGCTGCCCGATGCGCTCCCGACACCTGCTGCAGCTGCTGAGCTACAGCCACCAGCTCTACATGAACCTGCAGCCTGTGATGAAGCAGGTCCGCCGGCTGGAGGAGAACGAAG ATAAGAAGCAGTACCGCGAGTCGTACATCAGCGACGCTCTGGAGCTCGACATGGAGCAGCTGGAGAAACACTCGCGGGCGAGTGGCAGCAGCGCTGGCAGCAGCTCCCGGCACAAGAGGCTCTCCCGACACTCCACCGTCAGCCACGGCAGCTCCCATACCTCGGGCATCGAGACGGACAGCTTCCGCACCGCCAGCCAAGCCCCCCATCGCCCCCTGCGCACCTGCAGCAGCTCCACGACCAGCCACGGCAGCTCCCACACCTCGGGGGTAGAGAGCGGGGGCAAGGACGATG AGATCGAGATGCTGGTGGATGACCCAAAGGACTACGAGCACCTTCATGATGTGGAGTTCAGCCCGGACCTGTGCATCCACATCACAGAGGACATGCTGAGCACAGGCCAGATCAACGGCTACTCAG GACTGATCGTGAAGGACATCAGCTCGTCCACCTCCAGCTCTTCAGAGACAGTGGTGAAGCTGAGGGGGCAGAGCATCGACTCCCTGCCGCAG ACGGTGTACCGCAAGCCCAGGTCATCGACGGACCGGCACAGTCAGAGCCTGGACGACATCCGGCACGACCACAAGGGCTGCCTGCAGTGGGCGGAGCTGTGCCAGGACGCGGCGCAGAGCTACACCTTCGGCTGCACGCCGGAGCTGAGCGACGCCGGCTACCACAGCCTGGCCGAGCAGTGCGCCGCCATCAAAGAGCCCTCTGCCAGAGCGGTCAAGAGGACCAGCAAGTACTTCTCCCTGGACCTGACCAGCAACGAGGTGCCCGAGTTCGTGGTCTAA